One part of the Cystobacter ferrugineus genome encodes these proteins:
- a CDS encoding helix-turn-helix domain-containing protein: MSVESLAARVAMSPRNFARVFLQELGKTPARYVQQLRVEAARRQLERTDKGVEEIASSCGFGSAEVMRRAFLRGLGVTPARYREHFQGASNDSSKAG; the protein is encoded by the coding sequence ATGTCGGTCGAATCCCTGGCCGCGCGAGTGGCGATGAGCCCTCGCAACTTCGCCCGCGTGTTTCTCCAGGAGCTGGGGAAGACCCCGGCCCGCTACGTCCAGCAATTGCGCGTCGAAGCGGCCCGGCGCCAGCTCGAACGGACCGACAAGGGGGTAGAGGAGATCGCCAGTTCCTGCGGCTTTGGCAGCGCCGAGGTGATGCGGCGTGCCTTCTTGCGCGGACTCGGCGTCACTCCAGCGCGCTACCGGGAGCACTTCCAGGGAGCGTCGAACGACTCGTCCAAGGCCGGATGA
- a CDS encoding DJ-1/PfpI family protein codes for MNRRDFGKTLGTLLTASTLTGGLEGLAATPKATRGGRDSPPPPSGTRLRIAMLIYPGMTAQDMIGPQLLFSSLGNVDVHLVWKTREAVVSDTGVSILPTATLQECPRNLDILFVGGGLSGTWALMNDLEILGFLEDRGHRARYVTSVCTGSLVLGAAGLLRGYEAASYWAVRNLLPLLGARPVARRIVEDRNRITGGGVTAGLDFGLYLSARLRGETFARMQQLSIEYDPQPPFQAGSPESAGEAITAQVLEILAPELEAGRQAALEARRRLDER; via the coding sequence ATGAACAGGCGCGACTTCGGAAAGACCCTCGGCACCCTCCTGACCGCCTCGACCCTGACGGGCGGGCTGGAGGGCCTGGCCGCCACTCCCAAGGCCACTCGCGGCGGCCGGGACTCACCCCCGCCGCCCTCTGGCACGCGGCTGCGGATCGCCATGCTCATCTACCCGGGAATGACCGCACAGGACATGATCGGCCCGCAGCTGCTCTTCTCCTCGCTTGGGAATGTCGACGTCCACCTCGTGTGGAAGACCCGGGAGGCCGTGGTCAGTGACACCGGAGTCTCCATCCTGCCCACCGCCACGCTCCAGGAGTGTCCAAGGAACCTGGACATCCTGTTCGTGGGTGGTGGCTTGTCGGGCACCTGGGCCCTCATGAACGATCTGGAGATCCTCGGCTTTCTCGAGGACAGGGGTCATCGCGCCCGGTACGTGACCAGCGTCTGCACCGGTTCGCTCGTGCTGGGAGCCGCCGGCCTGCTACGCGGGTACGAGGCCGCCTCGTACTGGGCGGTGAGGAACCTGCTTCCACTGCTCGGGGCCAGGCCCGTCGCCAGACGAATCGTCGAGGATCGCAACCGCATCACGGGAGGCGGTGTCACCGCGGGCCTCGATTTCGGCCTCTACCTGTCGGCTCGGCTGCGTGGAGAGACGTTCGCCCGGATGCAACAACTGTCCATCGAGTATGACCCGCAGCCACCGTTCCAGGCTGGGAGTCCCGAGAGCGCCGGAGAGGCCATTACGGCCCAGGTCCTGGAAATACTGGCGCCTGAGCTCGAGGCTGGCCGACAGGCGGCGCTCGAAGCAAGGAGGCGGCTCGACGAGCGCTGA
- a CDS encoding PadR family transcriptional regulator, giving the protein MARENTCQFAILGMLCREPMSGYGLRQAIERTVGHFWQESYGNLYPTLERMEAEGLVALDREEHSPGGRVRKVYRVTAEGRRVLAEWLRRPVVPHVERNELQLKLFFGARVGPEASLEHVERSRAEAEGLLAALRLIDEDVRRSREGHPELPYWHLSIRAGLLGLEAHLRWCDEAQETLQRLVRTTNSKKAEGGVG; this is encoded by the coding sequence GTGGCGCGAGAGAACACCTGTCAGTTCGCCATCCTGGGGATGCTGTGCCGGGAGCCCATGAGCGGTTACGGCCTGCGCCAGGCCATCGAGCGGACGGTGGGGCACTTCTGGCAGGAGAGCTACGGCAACCTCTACCCGACGCTGGAGCGGATGGAGGCGGAGGGGCTGGTCGCGCTCGACCGGGAGGAGCACTCGCCAGGGGGGCGGGTGCGCAAGGTGTACCGGGTGACGGCGGAAGGGCGGCGGGTGCTCGCGGAGTGGCTGCGGCGGCCGGTGGTGCCCCACGTGGAGCGCAACGAGCTGCAACTCAAGCTGTTCTTCGGCGCCCGGGTGGGACCGGAGGCTTCGCTGGAGCACGTGGAGCGCAGCCGGGCCGAGGCCGAGGGGCTGCTGGCCGCGCTGCGGCTCATCGACGAGGACGTTCGCCGCTCGCGCGAGGGCCACCCGGAGCTGCCCTACTGGCACCTGTCCATCCGGGCGGGGTTGCTCGGACTGGAGGCGCACCTGCGCTGGTGTGACGAGGCCCAGGAGACGCTCCAGCGTCTGGTTCGCACGACGAATTCGAAGAAGGCAGAAGGAGGAGTGGGATGA